The Spirosoma foliorum genome has a window encoding:
- a CDS encoding glycine--tRNA ligase yields MTEQKVSPATSLQDIIAHAKEYGFVFPSSEIYDGLQAVYDYGQNGVELKNNLKTLWWKAMTQLHDNVVGIDASIFMHPLTWKASGHVDSFNDPMIDNKDSKKRYRADQLLELKAEAYANAGDEAKSTALLQEMGRLLGDNDLEGVRNLIIAEGIKDPVSGTDNWTEVRQFNLMFSTQVGSLAEDASLIYLRPETAQGIFVNFLNVQKTGRMKVPFGIAQIGKAFRNEIVARQFTFRMREFEQMEMQFFVRPGTEMKWYETWRDTRMKFHEAVGLPAEKLKFHIHEKLAHYANAAVDIEYKFPFGFREMEGIHSRTDFDLKAHQELSRKKQQYFDNDIDEATGKPYGNYIPYVVETSVGADRLFLAVFCNAFTKETVGEGDQQKERTYLKLHPALAPVKAAVFPLMRRDGLPEKAEEIVKNLRSEFRVVYEERDAIGKRYTRQDLIGTPFCIAVDYQTLEDNTVTIRYRDTTEQVRIPISELKAKIGYEVSMERVLEKM; encoded by the coding sequence ATGACAGAGCAGAAAGTTTCCCCGGCTACCTCCTTACAAGACATTATTGCCCACGCCAAAGAATATGGCTTCGTATTTCCATCGTCCGAAATCTACGACGGGCTACAGGCTGTGTATGACTATGGTCAGAATGGCGTTGAACTTAAAAATAACCTCAAAACGCTGTGGTGGAAGGCCATGACGCAACTCCACGACAATGTGGTTGGAATTGACGCGTCGATCTTCATGCACCCGCTGACGTGGAAAGCGTCGGGCCACGTTGATTCGTTCAACGACCCGATGATCGATAATAAAGACTCGAAGAAACGCTATCGCGCCGACCAATTGCTGGAGCTGAAAGCAGAAGCTTATGCGAATGCGGGCGACGAAGCGAAAAGTACAGCTTTGTTACAGGAAATGGGGCGCTTATTAGGTGACAATGACCTAGAAGGGGTTCGAAATCTTATTATTGCCGAAGGTATTAAAGACCCTGTTTCGGGTACCGATAACTGGACCGAAGTTCGTCAGTTTAACCTGATGTTCTCGACGCAGGTGGGTTCATTGGCTGAAGACGCCAGCTTGATTTACCTGCGTCCTGAAACGGCACAGGGTATTTTCGTTAACTTCCTGAATGTGCAGAAAACGGGCCGGATGAAGGTTCCGTTTGGGATCGCCCAGATCGGTAAAGCATTCCGGAACGAGATCGTAGCCCGGCAGTTTACATTCCGGATGCGTGAATTCGAACAGATGGAAATGCAGTTTTTTGTGCGCCCTGGCACTGAAATGAAGTGGTACGAAACCTGGCGTGATACGCGGATGAAGTTCCATGAGGCCGTTGGTTTACCCGCCGAAAAACTCAAATTTCATATTCACGAAAAACTGGCTCACTACGCCAACGCAGCGGTTGATATCGAATATAAATTTCCGTTCGGTTTCCGCGAAATGGAGGGAATTCACTCTCGTACCGATTTTGACCTGAAAGCACACCAGGAACTGAGTCGTAAAAAGCAGCAATATTTCGACAATGATATCGACGAAGCAACTGGCAAGCCTTACGGCAATTACATTCCGTATGTAGTTGAAACATCTGTTGGCGCCGATCGCTTATTCTTAGCTGTGTTCTGTAATGCCTTTACCAAGGAGACTGTGGGTGAGGGAGACCAACAGAAAGAACGGACGTATCTGAAACTGCACCCGGCATTGGCTCCTGTAAAAGCGGCTGTATTCCCGTTGATGCGCAGAGATGGTCTACCCGAAAAAGCAGAAGAAATCGTGAAGAATCTACGTTCGGAATTTAGAGTGGTTTATGAAGAGCGTGATGCCATTGGTAAACGCTATACTCGTCAGGATTTAATCGGTACACCATTCTGTATCGCTGTCGATTACCAGACGCTGGAGGATAACACTGTTACGATCCGCTACCGTGATACAACCGAACAAGTTCGTATTCCTATAAGCGAGCTGAAGGCTAAAATTGGTTACGAGGTTTCGATGGAACGAGTGCTGGAGAAAATGTAG
- a CDS encoding Uma2 family endonuclease, with the protein MTELAAQLLESPKAPQIIQQVQAILNDEKNRRQAFYKWLNDDMKAEFINGEIVVHSPALHRHNSAVMLLGTLLNAFVSKRQLGIVLVEKALVELTRNSYEPDICYFGPTKAAGIQPDLLYYPAPDLVVEVLSKSAQKNDREIKFEDYAAHGVTEYWLVDPIRQTIELFTFDSDTEAYALIGLFRMGETVSSLYLDGFTIPVKAVFDATANVTTLRTLLV; encoded by the coding sequence ATGACCGAATTAGCTGCTCAACTTCTTGAATCGCCCAAGGCTCCGCAGATTATTCAGCAAGTACAGGCGATTCTCAACGACGAAAAAAATCGTAGACAGGCATTTTATAAGTGGTTGAATGATGACATGAAAGCCGAGTTTATCAATGGCGAAATCGTTGTTCATTCGCCAGCTCTACACAGGCACAATTCAGCTGTGATGCTTCTTGGTACGTTATTAAATGCCTTTGTCAGCAAGCGACAGCTAGGCATTGTGCTTGTCGAAAAAGCATTGGTTGAACTGACGCGTAATAGTTACGAGCCGGATATCTGCTATTTTGGGCCAACTAAAGCAGCGGGGATTCAACCTGATTTGCTTTATTATCCAGCTCCTGATCTGGTAGTGGAAGTATTATCAAAAAGTGCGCAGAAGAACGATCGGGAAATCAAGTTTGAAGATTACGCAGCACACGGCGTTACTGAGTACTGGCTCGTTGACCCAATCCGTCAAACGATTGAGCTTTTTACATTCGATTCAGACACAGAGGCTTATGCACTAATCGGTTTATTTCGAATGGGCGAAACCGTCAGTAGCCTTTATCTAGATGGTTTTACAATTCCTGTGAAAGCAGTCTTCGATGCAACGGCAAACGTGACCACATTGCGTACACTATTGGTCTAA
- a CDS encoding sulfate adenylyltransferase subunit 1 encodes MDLLRFITAGSVDDGKSTLIGRLLYDSKSILADQLEAIERASKSRDDGEIDLALLTDGLRSEREQGITIDVAYRYFQTPARKFIIVDAPGHIQYTRNMVTGASNCQLAIVLVDARHGVAEQTRRHSLIASLLGIPHIVVAVNKMDLVGYSQDVFTDICIHYAELAKNLNVKQVTYIPMSALNGDNVVDRSESMPWYDGQTLLEHLETVVIDDDINLIQARFPVQYVIRPQTAELHDYRGYAGKITSGQFRKGDAITVFPSGETSTIDAIEIAETHLEEATTPMSVVLHLATDVDISRGDLIVRSESQPLSSQTVEAMLCWMDSKEFKVGNKYVLQVGTFRTRCSVREIAYQLNVNTYEQIKGVEQLRLNDLAKVVLRTAQPISFDPYATNRASGGAILIDETSNVTVGALMLVGEA; translated from the coding sequence ATGGATCTTCTCCGATTTATAACTGCCGGTTCGGTCGACGACGGCAAAAGTACGCTCATTGGGCGTCTTCTTTACGATTCTAAATCCATTCTGGCCGATCAGCTGGAAGCTATTGAGCGCGCCAGCAAAAGCCGTGATGACGGTGAAATTGACCTCGCGCTGCTGACAGATGGCCTCCGTTCTGAACGGGAACAAGGCATCACCATTGACGTAGCCTATCGCTATTTTCAGACTCCAGCCCGCAAGTTTATCATTGTGGATGCGCCAGGACATATTCAGTATACCCGTAACATGGTTACTGGGGCATCGAACTGTCAGTTGGCCATTGTGTTGGTCGATGCACGACATGGAGTGGCTGAACAAACTCGTCGGCACTCACTCATCGCGTCACTTTTGGGCATTCCCCATATTGTGGTGGCTGTCAATAAAATGGATTTGGTTGGTTATTCGCAGGATGTGTTCACGGACATCTGTATTCACTACGCCGAATTAGCCAAAAACCTGAATGTGAAGCAGGTAACTTATATTCCGATGAGTGCCCTCAACGGAGATAACGTGGTTGATCGCTCAGAATCAATGCCGTGGTATGATGGTCAAACATTGTTGGAACATCTGGAAACAGTTGTGATTGACGATGACATTAATTTGATTCAAGCTCGTTTCCCTGTTCAATACGTTATTCGGCCGCAAACCGCTGAACTGCATGATTATCGGGGTTATGCCGGAAAAATCACCAGTGGCCAGTTCCGTAAAGGTGATGCAATAACGGTATTTCCATCGGGCGAGACCTCAACCATCGACGCTATCGAAATCGCCGAAACTCATCTGGAGGAAGCGACTACCCCCATGTCAGTCGTGCTGCATTTAGCAACCGATGTAGACATTAGCCGGGGTGATCTTATTGTCCGTTCGGAAAGCCAGCCATTGAGTAGCCAAACGGTTGAAGCGATGCTGTGCTGGATGGATTCCAAGGAGTTCAAGGTAGGGAATAAATACGTGTTACAGGTCGGGACGTTCCGTACCCGTTGCTCCGTTCGCGAGATTGCCTATCAACTGAACGTCAATACATACGAACAGATTAAAGGTGTAGAGCAACTACGGTTAAACGATCTGGCCAAGGTTGTTTTACGAACGGCCCAACCCATCAGTTTTGATCCCTATGCAACCAACCGTGCTTCGGGTGGCGCAATCCTAATCGACGAAACATCGAACGTAACGGTGGGCGCTTTAATGCTGGTAGGCGAAGCGTAA
- a CDS encoding HepT-like ribonuclease domain-containing protein — translation MQPSLKTDLVYCLRILEAIGKINLYATGYDDPFVFFEANDQKDFNACLLQLLHIGEQVSRISEETKSSYVNIPWQTIKALRNIVAHDYVGVDKLIVFVTITEHIPVFKVDMEHIIQTELKQGNFNQTEYDMSKQSNFYRHIDFTNIE, via the coding sequence ATGCAACCCAGTCTTAAAACGGATTTAGTCTACTGCTTACGGATTCTGGAAGCGATTGGGAAAATCAATTTGTATGCAACGGGTTATGATGATCCTTTTGTTTTCTTTGAAGCCAACGATCAAAAAGATTTCAACGCCTGCTTGTTACAACTACTACATATTGGCGAACAAGTCAGTCGTATTAGCGAAGAAACGAAATCAAGTTATGTCAATATTCCCTGGCAAACGATTAAAGCTCTTCGTAATATAGTAGCTCATGATTATGTAGGCGTAGATAAATTGATTGTATTCGTAACGATAACCGAACATATTCCTGTTTTCAAAGTGGATATGGAGCACATCATCCAAACTGAATTGAAGCAAGGAAATTTTAACCAAACGGAGTACGACATGTCGAAACAAAGCAATTTCTATCGCCATATCGACTTCACGAATATTGAGTAA